The genome window ATTTAGGTGCTTGAGGCTTATCGTTACGACGGGTAATGTATAATATACATTCTTGTTCACCGGTTTGGGCAAAGCTACGGGTAGCGCCAATTGGCGTGGTAAAGGTGTCCCCTTTGCCAAGCACTACCGATTCGCCATCGACACTGATCTCAACCTGGCCCTTTTGGATGAAAATAACTTCTTCTTCATCACGGATATGAGCAGGAACGACGGCCGCCGGCTGCATTTTTAATCCTCGAACTACGAATTTATGCGACCAGTTTAACTTTCCAGCAGGCAGGTCTTCGGCAGTATTTTCCGGACCAACCAAAGCAACTTCTTCTACTCCGTCAAATTGTGCCAGAGCATTATTGCTTGTCCAGTTAAATGTATCGGTGCGCTGCACGATAGACTCCATCGCTTCACTGTCAACCACACGGTGCTGAGCAATTTGTTCTGCAGAAGTAACTGGCATCAATTTTTTACCTGCGGGCACGCTTTGCCCAAGTGTCGTATCAACCAAACTGCCATCTTCCATTAGGATCAGGCCATATTGGTCGGCAAGGTCGAATACTTGTGGTGCCCATAACACTCGGCCAGGATCATCACCGCCTAACACTGCATGCAAATAGCCGATGTCATCACCAACATTTTCAAAGCCGCGAAAAATATCCATCGGGATCGAGATAATATCTCCTTCGGTTAACACAATTTTACCGTCATCGGCATTAACCCCGCTAATAAACGCCCAGGTACCACTATGCACAACAAACACTTCTTCGGTTAGATGGCTGTGCTGTGAGTTTAAGCAACCGGCCGGTTGACGAGCTCCGCCAATATTAAAGCCATGGGGGATCGAGATATGGACATGCTGATCTGGGTTTTCAGCAACTCCAGGGCCGATCAGAGTAAAGTTTTCTTTCTT of Thalassotalea fonticola contains these proteins:
- a CDS encoding cupin domain-containing protein — its product is MMTLENRLIRYADLKPCTNAFIDTRSPGSDKKENFTLIGPGVAENPDQHVHISIPHGFNIGGARQPAGCLNSQHSHLTEEVFVVHSGTWAFISGVNADDGKIVLTEGDIISIPMDIFRGFENVGDDIGYLHAVLGGDDPGRVLWAPQVFDLADQYGLILMEDGSLVDTTLGQSVPAGKKLMPVTSAEQIAQHRVVDSEAMESIVQRTDTFNWTSNNALAQFDGVEEVALVGPENTAEDLPAGKLNWSHKFVVRGLKMQPAAVVPAHIRDEEEVIFIQKGQVEISVDGESVVLGKGDTFTTPIGATRSFAQTGEQECILYITRRNDKPQAPKFV